The following coding sequences lie in one Lepus europaeus isolate LE1 unplaced genomic scaffold, mLepTim1.pri SCAFFOLD_32, whole genome shotgun sequence genomic window:
- the LOC133754932 gene encoding LOW QUALITY PROTEIN: MLV-related proviral Env polyprotein-like (The sequence of the model RefSeq protein was modified relative to this genomic sequence to represent the inferred CDS: substituted 1 base at 1 genomic stop codon) has protein sequence METTTHSKPPQDKTILLLVFFFSMVVVNSSPHIPYHITWQLINLRTGAIVNSTSGFNVLSDYFPELYFDLCQLFDADDVCVGKGGTYVCPGGKNGKSLPGCGGPKVGYCEKWGCETTGSAHWRPSSSWDLITIGAAPGIIFSNCGGRDCSTCINGTLGRCHLQILRFTDKGKQDKWVGPKSWGIYLYRPARDPFALFALSRTVTVAAVSVGPNKILTDQRSPTSPHFHVVATPPPPGPENSSLPGTGDRLLNLIHGAFQALNGSDPDRIRDCWLCLASPPPYYEGVAVVGNWTNHTNVPPQCSNLPSHXLTLTEVSGQGLCVGSIPPQYQGLCNKTMTLKPGTYYLTGPNGTFWACNTGLTPCLAGQAHNRTHEWCVMVEVWPRVTLHDPEEVYRQYEGNLRLPREPLSITLALILGGLTVGGIGAGIGTGATALSKTNQFHLLQQAMHSDLQALEESVSALEKSLTSLSEVVLQNRRGLDLVFLKEGGLCAALKEECCFYADHTGVVRDSMAKLRERLKQRQSHFEAGQSWFQSWFNSSPWLTTLISTITGPLIILLLILTFGPCIINRLLQFIKSRLSITHALVLTQQYQSLKTEDIEEKF, from the exons ATGGAGACTACAACGCACTCAAAACCCCCTCAAGATAAGACTATTTTGCTCTTAGTATTCTTTTTCAGCATGGTTGTAGTAAACTCAAGTCCTCATATCCCTTATCATATTACTTGGCAGCTTATTAATTTAAGAACCGGAGCAATTGTCAATAGCACCTCTGGTTTTAATGTTCTTAGTGATTATTTTCCTGAATTGTATTTTGACCTTTGTCAACTTTTTGATGCTGATGATGTATGTGTTGGGAAGGGAGGAACCTATGTCTGTCCCgggggaaagaatggaaaatccCTTCCTGGTTGCGGGGGCCCCAAAGTAGGATACTGTGAAAAatggggatgtgaaaccactggAAGTGCACACTGGAGACCCTCCTCTTCATGGGACCTGATTACTATCGGGGCGGCTCCAGGTATAATATTTAGTAACTGTGGGGGTAGGGACTGTAGTACTTGTATAAATGGGACGTTGGGTAGGTGTCACCTCCAGATCCTTCGcttcacagataagggaaaacaggACAAATGGGTCGGGCCTAAGTCATGGGGCATATACTTGTATAGACCGGCCAGAGACCCCTTTGCCCTATTCGCCTTGAGCCGGACAGTTACTGTCGCAGCCGTATCGGTTggaccaaataaaatattaacagatcAGAGGAGCCCAACCTCCCCACACTTT CACGTAGTAGCAACGCCTCCTCCGCCCGGCCCCGAAAATTCCTCCTTACCCGGAACGGGGGATAGGCTCCTCAACCTAATACATGGGGCCTTCCAAGCATTGAATGGCTCTGACCCCGATAGGATCCGGGATTGCTGGCTGTGCCTAgcctcacctcccccttattatgagggagtAGCTGTCGTTGGAAATTGGACCAACCATACCAATGTCCCTCCCCAGTGCTCCAATCTGCCATCCCACTGACTAACTCTTACAGAAGTATCAGGACAGGGACTTTGCGTAGGCTCCATTCCCCCTCAATATCAGGGCCTCTGTAATAAAACTATGactctcaaaccaggcacctatTATTTAACAGGACCAAATGGGACATTTTGGGCATGCAATACAGGCCTAACCCCCTGCTTGGCAGGACAAGCTCATAATCGAACTCATGAATGGTGCGTCATGGTTGAAGTATGGCCTCGGGTCACACTACATGACCCTGAGGAAGTCTACCGACAATATGAGGGAAACCTCCGGCTCCCTAGGGAACCCTTATCCATAACGCTAGCCCTCAtattgggaggactcacagtcggGGGCATCGGagcaggcataggtaccggagcCACTGCTCTGTCAAAGACAAATCAGTTTCACCTGTTACAGCaagctatgcattcagatttacAAGCTTTAGAAGAATCCGTCAGTGCCTTGGAAAAGTCCTTAACTTCACTTTCCGAGgtagtattacaaaatagaagggggctggacctggtatttttaaaggaagggggactctgtgcagccctaaaggaagaatgttgtttctatgcggatcacactggagtggtcagagatagcatggcaaaattaagggaaagactaaaacaACGACAGAGCCATTTTGAGGCAGGACAGTCATGGTTTCAGAGCTGGTTTAACTCATCCCCTTGGTTAACAACCCTAATTTCCACCATCACAGGACCTTtaataatattacttttaattttaacctttgggccctgcataataaataggcttcttcagtttattaaaagTAGATTGTCtatcacccacgccttggtcctgacccagcagtaccaaagtttaaaaacggaggacatagaagaaaaattttag